Sequence from the Phragmites australis chromosome 6, lpPhrAust1.1, whole genome shotgun sequence genome:
tctctccctccccctctccgaCAGACATGCACAAGCACACACACAAACTTACTGGGGAGAAGAAAGGATTGTTTTGGAATGCCAGTATGTTCTTCCTGCTCCATACCTCTCTTTGTTGACGTAGGGCATCTTGATATGTCAAGAAACAGCACTGTCTCCCTGAAAACAAGCCATCACACCAGTAAAAAAAACTAGGAAAATCACATCTGCTATGGATAACAGGAACCTATTAAGTAGTTTCTTCATCAGATGTTTTCCCCAGTTATCTACCAAGTGAAAGATCGCCTTTTCCTGaatcttgatgcatttttaaCATAAACAAGGCTGGACCAGGAAGCATTGATGTTGTTAGGCTAGGCAAATAGGGAATTTAATACGCAGCCACCTTATGTTTGTTGATTCATGGCTTCAATCAAAGGGAAACTCAATCAAGAACTTGTAAGAAGAAACTACTTGGACAAACCTGCgaacgtagtagaaaacagcacgGCGAAGAAGATGAGAGCAAAGAGGGCAGCAGATCTCAGGGGCCATGGTAACATCCTCATTTCTGAAATCACGCACTACGCTCTCAGTAACACGCGGAACGCATGAACCTGAAACGAGGTGAAGCAGGCCTTCCTCCCCTCCGTCCCCGTTTCTTTCGCAATGGAAGACGAATATATAACCGGGTAGTTAGGCAACCCTTACAT
This genomic interval carries:
- the LOC133922190 gene encoding protein CASPARIAN STRIP INTEGRITY FACTOR 1-like isoform X2, whose translation is MRMLPWPLRSAALFALIFFAVLFSTTFAGRQCCFLTYQDALRQQREIAEAEQKEAVPRVHPRMLNVKTNDYGSYDPSPSMDKPHFKLIPN
- the LOC133922190 gene encoding protein CASPARIAN STRIP INTEGRITY FACTOR 1-like isoform X1, giving the protein MRMLPWPLRSAALFALIFFAVLFSTTFAGRQCCFLTYQDALRQQREVWSRKNILAFQNNPFFSPIAEAEQKEAVPRVHPRMLNVKTNDYGSYDPSPSMDKPHFKLIPN